The proteins below come from a single Psychrobacter immobilis genomic window:
- the accB gene encoding acetyl-CoA carboxylase biotin carboxyl carrier protein, with protein sequence MNINFPDLEKLIKIAERSNINSLEVTDGDARISIICRSDGNESISGDNNNNNKRNLASTSGSKQRANISAESNQNDVGNDDAVLNKKEANEDAQKQVTAPMLGTFYRRSEPTADEFVKVGDKVDKGQTLCIIEAMKMMHEVKAEFPCTIKEALVDEGDVVEYGQALFVIEPAS encoded by the coding sequence ATGAATATTAACTTCCCTGACCTCGAAAAGCTGATAAAGATAGCTGAACGCTCTAACATAAATTCCTTAGAAGTAACGGATGGTGACGCGCGTATCTCTATAATATGTCGATCTGATGGCAACGAGAGTATCAGTGGTGACAACAACAATAACAATAAGCGCAATCTTGCTAGCACTTCCGGCTCAAAACAGCGAGCGAATATAAGCGCTGAGAGCAATCAAAACGATGTTGGTAATGATGACGCAGTTCTCAATAAAAAAGAGGCAAATGAAGACGCCCAAAAACAAGTAACAGCACCTATGCTAGGCACTTTTTATCGACGCTCAGAGCCTACAGCTGACGAGTTTGTTAAAGTAGGGGATAAGGTAGACAAAGGACAGACGCTATGTATTATTGAGGCTATGAAAATGATGCACGAGGTCAAAGCTGAGTTTCCATGCACTATTAAAGAGGCATTAGTTGATGAAGGTGATGTTGT